In the Salvia miltiorrhiza cultivar Shanhuang (shh) chromosome 8, IMPLAD_Smil_shh, whole genome shotgun sequence genome, TTTGTGCATGTTGACTTGCTTGTTTGTGTTTAGTTAACTATTATGCGATCATATTGTacaaaatattttacttttcagATAGTTGGCTTTTTGTTACTGTATGATATGATAATTCCATTACCTGGCATGAACTAGAACATTTTTTAGTTGTGGCCATGTTTGAATAAATATCGTTTTCATTTCCaaatctgcatataaaattacCATAGCAGTGCTCGGGTCTAAATATGCGCTTTTTTAATGTCTGTGCAGGAATAAAGGCTGTTGCCACTCCTGATTCAGCTGTGGAATTGCCGCTCACAGCAGAAAATGTTGAGAGTGTGTTGGATGAGATCCGACCCTATCTTATTGCAGATGGGGGTAATGTTGCATTACATGAAATTGATGGAAATGTCGTGAAACTAAAATTACAAGGAGCATGTGGATCATGTCCTAGTTCCGTAGTGACGATGAAAATGGGCATTGAGCGTCGTCTAATGGAAAAGATCCCTGAAGTTATTGCAGTGGAATCTATACCAGATGAAGAAACAGGGCTAGAGCTGAATGAAGAGAACATAGAGAAGGTAAATATTTTCTTAacatttattatgttttatctattagttttgcTAAAAGTAGGAATACTTTATAAGATAACTTTTAGCTCATTGGAAGTGATAATGGTATTTATGGCGTACATCTATTTCCCAAAGGACACATATTCTCTTACGTCTGAATAATGTCAATAATACTATAATGAATTAGCATTCTAAGACTGATAAGATGCAATAAACTGAAGGAAAAGATGTTTGGCAAGGCCGAGTGAGTGCAAGCCTATATTTGTATtttgaaatactccctccgtccctcaaacatcttcctaagggaGAAGGGTATTCGATGAGGAGTGAATGGGTCCCATaaaaagtgaagattgtaagagtaatagtgagtgaaattatttccaaaagtaGGTTAGGAAAATGTTTTGGGGATGGACCAAAATGGAAAGAgatgaagatgtttgagggatggagggagtatgatttagAGGCATGAGTCAAGTCTTATTTTTGTTAACTGCTAGCCTTATGTTTACTGTTTGCCACATATGCATCACTTTCCCTGCTGGAAAGGCTTGTATGGGTCGCACATGATTACATTAAACCACTGGAAAATAGAATGCTGGAGAGCTTGAGCCAATAGATGTTGTTCAAGACACTGTAGAATGAGTGGTCTTAGCATAAGAAAATCTCAGCGAACAATATATCACTGGATAACAATGCCCCGTTTCCAACTTGCCATCACCATAAGCACTTCTAGAACTCTTTTACAGCTCTACTGTTAATTGGTTCTGCCTGTACAGCTCCAACAGAATCCCCAGCTTCAAAAATAAGATGTTAGTTTCAGCTGAAAACTAATGTAATATTGTATCAATTGGTTTCTGCCTGTACTATCCGGATCAACTAACTCCAGTCTCCATCACAGAGGTGAACATTTCAAAAATTCATATATGTGCTTAAGGACATGAGGAAGTCATTCTAAATGTTGCAGTTTGAAAAAGTTCTACTCCCTACATCCCATTTTTAGTGGCTCATTTTCCACTTTGGGTTGTCCCATCATAAGTGGCGCTTGCCATAAATAGCAAAAAATAACCCTTGAAAAGGTGTGGACCTGgaccctaccacttttaaccaatttacacctccttaattttcgtgcccaaaagtagtGAGCCACTAATAATGAGACGGGGGGGAGTACTTCTTTGTGGGGCTTAACTAGAGATTTAAGATTAGTTTCCTGCGGTCACTGGGCTAAGCGACATGGAGATCACACAATTGGGATTAGGTTTGCATATACATTGCTCGATTGTTATGTGCTAGAATTTTGGAAGGTGGATACCATCCCACATAACCTGGTCGGTTGAATACCAATTTatctaaaattatgaaacatGGATGATGTTTCTCTATGATGTGTTGTAGTTCCACCTCTAGAAATGGGGAAAGCTTGTTCCTAAAAGTTGAGGAAGAGGTGAATGTGGTCTTATTCCTTGACCACAAGATCCATTTCTTGGTTTACTTCTAGTAGCATGTTATGGTAGTCCAAAATTTGAAGAACGTCGTTTTCTGCTGGCTCAACCCCCTTGCACCAAAAGTTCTGGAATTTATGTCACCAAGAATGCCATTACtgcttattatatatgtatttaaaactttattttcaCCATTTTGTTCATAATGGATAAAGGAGTAATGCATGTTAACTTATCTTTTAGGTGCTTGAAGAAATAAGACCTTACCTGATTGGAGCTGCTGGTGGGGATTTGGAACTAGTAGAAATTGAGGAGCCAATAGTTAAAGTGCGAATATCGGGTCCTGCAGCTGGTGTAATGACCGTTCGAGTTGCTGTCACCCAGAAACTTCGAGAAAAGATTCCATCCATTGCAGCGGTTCAGCTTCTGTCATAGATGCATCTCAAATGCCCCAAAATACAGAGATGGAGAAGCCAACTAGGTACACGAGATCATGCAATGAATAGCGatatataaatacttgaaacGATCATGGAGCAGCAGCAGCATGCCATGTCTTGTTGTATCTACATATATCACTTACTGCTGTTTACATATATACATTGATGCCAGTATTTGATTAAGAAATTTGTGCTCGATCATTTTATTCTGCAGCAATCTCTTCCCTTGTTTCTCTAATGTGGAATCTGTTATGAAAACATAATATCCTTCTCCTCACCTGTGCTTCATATTGTTGCATATAGTACTAATTTCTAGGGTTCTTGAGAGAGAAAATACTTGGGGGCCGTTTGGCTTGAAGGATTAGATTAGATTAACTTATAATTATCTTGTTTGATTGGGTGAATACGAGACAATGCTACATAGAAATAGTTTTGGCTTACCTCTTAcgttgcgtttactttgattaaaaaaggagagaaaaaaaaatatattttcaccaaTTTCagcattttctcatcttttcatttctagtaaatatatgataaaaagaagaagaaaatttttttttctcatattttcttatctaTCATTTCCAATGGAAATGAAGTCGGAATGGTCGGGCCTTTGTGGTTGCTCAGCGATAAGGTTTTCTTTCTTATCGGCTTCGAGATATTAGAGATGGCAAGTTCTTGTTGTTGATGTGCCATGCTCTGCTCCTTGTTGAGCCTACGTCTTTGCTCCCTCCTCAGGCTGTTGATTCTCGGTTTAAGATTTAGCGGCATGGGTTTTGCTCTTGGGATGTTTggtttttgctttctttttgGTTTTCTTGTGTTTCGTTTTCTTGTTTTTTGGTTCTTTCTTGTACCCTCTTTCCTGATTTTGTTGACTTTTCTGTTTTCATAGACGAGTATTCTTTTTTTCTCACTCGAGTTCTGTTTtcatagacgagtactctttttcctctttttttctcaCTCGAGTTCTGTTTtcatagacgagtactctttttcctctcaCTCTGAGAGGTTTTAATAaagctcggcccttagtctacTTCTTGTGctttagatttcttttcctttttaataaatcctcatttatatatatttccaATGGAAATTTTACTATTAAAGTAAACACATCtttatgataaaattaatcTTAAGGCAACTCAATCTTAAATAATCTCGACAACCAAATGCCCTATTCAAAGAAAATTAACTTACAAAAAACGGATATCAAAAAAGGCCATTTTTGGCATGTATTGTATCCTCAACGTATTCATCCTTACACACGAAACAGAAAAGAGAGAAGATGGAAATGCTTCATCATTATATGAAGCACTGCACCTGTAGAGTTTGAAAAcacgataataataatacaatgaCCAAGCAACAGTTTTTGATACAACAAGAGATGATTAACTTATTCTACATGAATAAAcgttaaaaaaacaaaaaacaaatgaTGGAATCCGTAGGAAACAATTGTCTCAAAGGCTGGGCTTCAACTTGAGCAAAGATTGTTTAACTAGAGCCCCAAGACTGAAAGAAGCTGACGCCATCTCGGAGTTTCTTCATCGAAGATGTACGTCAGAGGTGAAATCAGAACTCCACTACCTCCAATCTGCAcaagaggatatatcttcagtTGGAAATTTCACCAACGGTGGAGATTATCGAGTATCAACATAAGGCATCAAGTCAAGCAAACAAAAATCCTCATTTGATGCAGATTTTAGAAGTCATAAGAACAGGATGTTGATGCCAAAATATAATCTCAACTAGAAGAAAGACAGTGCGTTGATCGACAGCAAACCTAGCCAACGACTACTACATGCATGAGTGTAGGCTGATAGATATGTTTATAGGATTGTTGCTCACCATCCTCAGCTGCTGAACAGATTTGTAAAGAGCTTTCTTCGGCACGCAAATAACTATTGCAAAATAATCTGCTGCTACCTTCCCGTCACGCTTACAGAAAACTGGGCTAACAGTAGGTCCCTGGATACAAAAGGCATGAAACCATGTAAGAAGCTTCCATATGGATAGAAGTGTGCTATAGTGTTATGTGCACAGGACAAGCAAGTCGGACCTCCAACCCAGATAACGATGGTTGGCTTAAAACTCGCTCAGCCACTTCCTCTGCACTGCTTCCACGCATGTTGGCTGTTACCTGTCATGGGAACAgtaaattacaatttacaagAATACCATGAAACAAATAAGTTAACATCAAGAAAGAAACGAATCGTACCGTGAACTGACCAACAGCCTTTAAATGTGCTTCCAATCTTTCCAGCATTTCGTGAGTAATGTCTAGCACACCTTTTCGCTGGATCAATGACTTTCTGCTAGCAACAAGTACAGCCTGAAATGATAAACCTAGGTCAAAGGAGATTGCATGCACAGTAACACTGATTCGAGGGCATTACTGGTCCTAAAATAGTACCGATAAAGTTTTGTAGGCTAATAGATTTCACGAACAATATGAAGCAATTACCTGGCTTTCCAGGATGACTCCACCTTGAATTTCTTTCAGATTATTCTCTCTCAATGTGGTTCCACTACTCACAAGGTCCACAATGGCATCAGCTATCCCCATCTTGAAAGGgcgaaaaagagaaagaaaagcaATCAGCATTTATTGGTCGAATGACATCAAAACTGCATGTGCAGGAAAATGTGCTGTCATCCAAAAACTGCAAGCAAGCACCTTGGAGAATATTGCAGCAATGTGACACTGCACCTAAAAATCTATAGTTACACAAATACAGGACATATTATAGTGGCAATTTAAACATAAGTAGTTTAATAGAACTCACCAAGGCAGAACAAGTACAATCAACTCATTACAATACAAATCgctaaaaaaaatcaactaaATTAGGTAGTCATCACAGTGAGTAAGTGACCGCTTGAACTTTAACAAATTATAAGTGTGACTTAGTGCAAATAAAATTATGTGTATGATTTAGGACATGTGCAAGCAATGCTCAGAATAACTCAAATAAATTCCTTAGCTCCACCTATTAAGAAACTGTGAATTTTCAGTTGATTAACTTACCATATATACCCCACAAACATAATGAAACTGAAATTGATATCTCAAAGAGCTTGTCTCAATTCTCAGATGGTGGATTTAAATGCAGGAATCCTTAGATTTGTCAACATACATTTTAAGTGGCAAACATAAGATGGTCATTGTGCATTCTCGTTCAAGAAACACCATATTATGATATCTTGCTGCAGCTTGAATCACGAGAAAGATAACAATACCATCTCAAACATAAAAGGAAGAAGTAGTGGTGCTAATTAAAAGTCAGTTGTGGCCTTAGCTGTGCTGATGGAAACTAAAAGGGCTATTTTTCACTCATAAAGACTAGTTTAAGAACAAGAAAGCTttcgtcaaaaaaaaaaaagaaccaaGAAAGCTACAAAGCTTTTTTCTAAGGAGAATAGCAGCTATTGGGTTCAACGTTCAATATACTTTCCTCTTGCTAAAATCTCAATTCAATTTGACAAGcaacaaaagaaaaatgagtgGATGCGACCTATTTAATTATAACTTATCCACAAGGCAAGCTTCAATCAATAACCCCACCCCTCTGCAGATTTCAACTTTgaacaaaagaaaaaagcaCATAAGACTCCATGAGACTAAGTGATCTTAAATGAAGAGGTTCTAGGTCCATATGACTGATAATGCGTGTTGCTGCAGAATCACTAATATGGATTGGCAGTTTGGCACACTTCCCGGAAAATCAAAGAATGTTTTTCATTTACAGTTCATTCAACACTCTGTAACCTCTTGCCCAGACAGGAAGCAGAAATAAtaattgcatatatatatatatatatatgttatatatagATATGTATATACAAAATAAAGAAAGGAAGAGAAGAGCAAAACTGTAAGCAAAGGAAAAACACAGAAAAGGAACATGGAAGGAATCAACAAAGATGAAGTAGCAACATCACGCACTATCACAAACACATAAAAGTTTATTACTTACAGCAGGAGCTGCTTCCAAAGCTCCATCAGCAGTTGAGAAAGTCACATGACTGAGACCATTATCTTTCATGAACTTAGGACCCAACTGCATGCAAAATTGTTAGTCAAACATAATCTTTTGTGCTGAAAGAAAACTGTAAATGGGAAAAAGGGAAGAAAAAAACGATAAAGAATGAGAATTTTCATATAAATCATACATATGTGAAGCCAGTGGCAATTCTTAGAGGTCTTTCAGGTGTCCACTGTGGCATCTCAGCTAACTCTTTCAATGAATTTATATTCTCAAATATGCCGTACTTGGGGATCTAACACAGAAAAAGGATATTTTCCACAGTGTAAGAGCTCAAATAACAGGAGTTTGCATATTGTTAGCACACCCTTAAGCCATTTACTTACTGCTAGAGATAAACGGCAATCTCCATAGTCTAGAGAGTCATGGACAAGAATGAGATCTTCATTTCCCTGCAAAAAAGAATGCAAATGCTGATTATCAAATCCAAAGCACTATAAGTTGTTGACCCAAATCAAGAAATGCACATTAAGGTAATTAGAAATGCCCATCAATGGAGGCTAACTAAAGTTTCAGTTCATGCATATGCTGATCAGAGTTCAATCTCACAAGCTTGTGCTAGGAAGATTGTAGGACCTACACTAATTATACAATCACTTCATCAGCTCATAATTAAGAAGACCAGTGGACCACGCCATAACTTACCTGCCCAAATTCCATTACAGTGTCCAACCCTACAATTCCAAGGTCCAAATCTCCAGATACCAATTTCCTCACGACATCTTTGGGGCGTTGAAACCAAACTTCTAAATTTGAAATCTGTAATATAAATAGCCAAACTTAGTTACATTATAAAACAATAATCAAGTATATCTGATTTCTAGATGAACAAAATGAGGATGGATAAATGATGTTTTCTCTATAGGGGGTTATTATTTTAAGTCAGCAACACGTTGACACACATAGAGAAGGTCTTGAATTAGTAGTCTTGACTCTTGACAAAAAATATGTGGTCAGATTGACTACCTTTCTCCAACAGATTAGAAAGTCTACTCATCAGATGAGAGAGTACATTAGTTTAAACAGTCAGAAATACTATTTATCATTTCTACATTATTGGTTTAAGTTCGAGATAGTAGGATTCATATTTCATATGAGTGTACTGTCATAATACACAAAGCTCTCCATAGTTTTGTAAGCACATATAAGTTCAAACATACATATGCATAAAATGTTTAATATGTCCTGCAAAGGTTGGATCGTATTCCAAAACAATAAATCTAAGACATAACAGGAATCCACCTACGTTCTTAAAACCTATAGAAATTAAGGTTGGTGTAGGTCTGACCACCTCCAAGAAGCTAGTGATGAGAAAGAGAAATTTTCTAAGAAACCTTTTGTGAATGTTAGTACGAGGACCAAAATTATGGGTTGTGTCATGTTCAGGTTCTACCTATAAAATTTTGAGAACGACAGAATAGAGCTGGATTCTTTGCTtcttttaataacaaaaaaggaaagaaagaaagagtagAGGATGAGTTGAGTCGTCACAGAGGATTAGTAATCCCCAAAAAAGACCTTATTAAAGAATGGGAAAGGGGATAAGAAATTATAGGAAATATTGTGCTATAGAACTTTCCAGATTGATCCAAGCCCACCGCCTAACATCATACTGAACTCTTTGTGGCTTGAACTGCTTCAATTGCCTTGGAGAAGAGCATCATTCCAGCAGTTCAAGGAATTTAAGATTATGAAACACCAACAAACACCAAGATTTCTGAGATTGTTTTCCTCCATATTAATGCCCAATAACACACTTTTATCCGAGCCAATTTGCAATCCTGGCATGCTACAGAAAGATTCCCAAATCTTAGACAACCACACAAGATTGGATTTACTTTCATCTAGAGAAAATAAAGTATCAATTGCCAATTGCAAATGGGAAATTTGAGCATTGTCGTTACCAACAATCAGAACTTCCACTGGTAACACCTTATTTACCTTCTCAGCCAACCTACTCAAACATCAAATGAAGTATTGAAGAGGAAGGGGGATAGAGAGGATGGTCTTGCCTCAATGCCCTCCACCCCACCCACTGAAATTTCGTCTGGATTTCCCATCGACCATAATTGACCTAGTGACAACAATCTAGCTATGACTTTATACAAACT is a window encoding:
- the LOC130998894 gene encoding nifU-like protein 2, chloroplastic, whose amino-acid sequence is MHAAMAVTSPSAPYAYNCRLHQTLESSCSPSSSASAPTLSRRPFSPKVSSFFGARISVTVRLNQALAPSSHQLRRSSRSTCRPGIKAVATPDSAVELPLTAENVESVLDEIRPYLIADGGNVALHEIDGNVVKLKLQGACGSCPSSVVTMKMGIERRLMEKIPEVIAVESIPDEETGLELNEENIEKVLEEIRPYLIGAAGGDLELVEIEEPIVKVRISGPAAGVMTVRVAVTQKLREKIPSIAAVQLLS
- the LOC130998895 gene encoding ATP phosphoribosyltransferase 2, chloroplastic-like codes for the protein MSVARTIFLQCSSIPHFPNSSSSPNPAAVKFTVSCCSLASPAAVVNGNVEKKSHDRNEVRLGLPSKGRMATDTLDLLKDCQLSVRQVNPRQYVAEIPQISNLEVWFQRPKDVVRKLVSGDLDLGIVGLDTVMEFGQGNEDLILVHDSLDYGDCRLSLAIPKYGIFENINSLKELAEMPQWTPERPLRIATGFTYLGPKFMKDNGLSHVTFSTADGALEAAPAMGIADAIVDLVSSGTTLRENNLKEIQGGVILESQAVLVASRKSLIQRKGVLDITHEMLERLEAHLKAVGQFTVTANMRGSSAEEVAERVLSQPSLSGLEGPTVSPVFCKRDGKVAADYFAIVICVPKKALYKSVQQLRMIGGSGVLISPLTYIFDEETPRWRQLLSVLGL